The following proteins come from a genomic window of Coregonus clupeaformis isolate EN_2021a chromosome 2, ASM2061545v1, whole genome shotgun sequence:
- the ubr5 gene encoding E3 ubiquitin-protein ligase UBR5 isoform X17, with product MTSIHFVVHPLPGTEDQLNDRLREVSEKLNKYNFNSHPHLNLLEQATLKQCVVGPNHAGFLLEDGRVCRISFAVQPDRLELTKPDGNDGSKLSGSGSGTGRSSRPGRTSDPPWFLSGSDTLGRLAGNTLGSRWSSGVNGGSGGGGGGGGGGGGGGSSSVGGAGGGGVGGAVSGGGGGGSSGRSSTAARDSRRQTRVIRTGRDRGSGLLGSQPQPVIPASVIPEELISQAQVVLQGKSRSVIIRELQRTNLDVNLAVNNLLSRDDEDGDDGDDTASESYLPGEDLMSLLDADIHSAHPSVIIDADAMFSEDISYFGYPSFRRSSLSRLGSSRVLLLPLERDSELLRERESVLRLRERRWLDGASFDTERGSTSREGEPSLDKKNIPVQSPVSLGEELQWWPDKDGVKFVSIGSLFSELVAVSSKGELYQWKWSEPEPYRNTQNPSIRHPRVSFLGLTNEKITLLSANSIRATVATETNKVATWMDDTLSSVASKLEHSAQTYPELQGERIVSLHCCALFTCAQLESSLYWWGVVPFSQRKKMLEKARAKNKKPKSSAGISSIPNITVGTQVFVSSLQVCLRNNPLYHAGAVAFSVNAGIPKVGLLLESVWNMNDSCRFQLRSPESLKNMDKTTKTQEIKTESKPELVKTEMGPPPSPASTCSDTSSIASSASLPYKRRRSTPAPKEEEKVNEEQWPLREVVFVEDVKNVPVGKVLKVDGAYVAVKFPGTSSSVSTQPSQPSAAAPITDSDPSSLLQDCRLLRIDELQVVKTGGTPKVPDCFQRTPKKLCIPEKAEILAVNVDSKGVHAVLKTGNWVRYCIFDLATGKAEQENNFPTSNLAFLGQSERNVAIFTAGQDSPVILRDGNGTIYPMAKDCMGGIRDPEWLDLPPIASLGMGVHSLANLPTNSTIKKKAAIIILAVEKQTLMQHVLRCDFEACRQYLVNLEQAVLLEQSPHVLHSFLGHRCDGNRNILHACVSVCFPVSNKETKEEEEAERSERNTFAERLSAVEAIANAISVVSSNSSGNRTGSSSSRGLRLREMMRRSLRAAGLGRHESGPSSSDHQDPVSPPIAPPSWVPDPPPMDPDGDIDFILAPAVGSLTTASTGTSQGPSTSTIPGPSSEPSVVESKDRKANAHLILKLMCDSMVLRPHLRELLSAKDARGMTPFMLAVSGRAYPAAITVLEAAQKMAKVGDPGMTEKVNAETVFMEMICPSGTNPDDSPLYVLCCNDTCSFTWTGAEHINQDIFECRTCGLLESLCCCTECARVCHKGHDCKLKRTSPTAYCDCWEKCKCKTLIAGQKAARLDLLYRLLTTTNLVTSPNSRGEHILLFLVQTVARQSVEHCQYRPPRIREDRNRKAANAEDSDMPDHDLEPPRFAQLALERVLQDWNALKSMIMFGSQENKDPLSASSRIAHLLPEEQVYLNQQSGTIRLDCFTHCLIVKCAPDITFIDTLLGTLVKELQNKYTPGRREEAIVVTRRFLRSVARVFVILSVEMASSKKKNNFIPQPIGKCRRVFQALLPYAVEELCNVAESLIVPVRMGIARPTAPFTLASTSIDAVQGSEELFSVEPLPPRPSPDQSSNPSQTASSYIIRNPQPRRSSQSQPVRGGRDEEQDDIVSADVEEVEVVEGVAGEEDHHEDQEEQGEENAEAEGQHDEHDEDGSDMELDLLAAAETESDSESNHSNQDNASGRRSVVTAATAGSEAGASSVPAFFSEDDSQSNDSSDSDSSSSQSDDVDQETFLLDEPLERTTTASHANSAAQAPRSMQWAVRNTPSQRATGSAPSSSSTPAASSTGLIYIDPSNLRRSSAISTSAAAAAAALEASNSSSYLTSASSLARAYSIVIRQISDLMSLIPKYNHLVYSQYPAAVKLTYQDAVNLQNFVEEKLIPTWNWMVSIMDSTEAQLRYGSALSSAGDPGHPSHPLHASQHSARRERMTAREEASLRTLEGRRRAATLLTVRQGMMSARGDFLNYALSLMRSHNDEHSDVLPVLDVCSLKHVAYVFQALIYWIKAMNQQTTLDTTQMDRKRNREILELGLDNEDSEHENDEDTNQSSMLQDKEDDPVPAETGQNHPFFRRSDSMTFLGCIPPNPFEVPLAEAIPLADQPHLLQPNARKEDLFGRPSQGLYSSSYTASKGLAEATLDRSCLEVNMGSSQILPTKMSYSANLKNVMSMETSQRGREDQPMDQELVAPKPGPSPHDLAAQLKSSLLAEIGLTESDGPPLPSFRPHCSFMGMVISHDMLLGRWRLSLELFGRVFMEDVGAEPGSILTELGGFEVKESKFRREMEKLRNLQSRDLALEVDRDRDQLIQQTMRQLNTHFGRRCTTTPMAVHRVKVTFKDEPGEGSGVARSFYTAIALAFLSNDKLPNLDCVQSVSKGMQASNLMQRLRNRDRERERRSGGLRAGSRRDRDRDSRRQLSIDTRPFRPASEGNPSDEPDPLPAHRQALGERLYPRVHAMQPAFASKITGMLLELSPAQLLLLLASEDSLRARVEEAMELLIAHGRENGADSILDLGLLEAPEKAQQENRKRHGSTRSVVDMELDDPEDGDDNAPLFYQPGKRGFYSPRPGKNTEARLNCFRNIGRILGLCLLQNELCPITLNRHVIKVLLGRKVNWHDFAFFDPVMYESLRQLIRHSQAGEAEAVFAAMDLAFAIDLCKEEGAGQVELLSGGVNMPVTPLNVYEYVRKYAEHRMLVVAEQPLHAMRKGLLDVLPKNALEDLTAEDFRLLVNGCGEVNVQMLISFTSFNDESGENADKLLQFKRWFWSIVEKMSMTERQDLVYFWTSSPSLPASEEGFQPMPSITIRPPDDQHLPTANTCISRLYVPLYSSKQILKQKLLLAIKTKNFGFV from the exons TTCAAAGTTGAGTGGCAGTGGTTCAGGGACAGGAAGGAGCTCCAGGCCAGGCAGGACTAGTGATCCTCCCTGGTTCCTGTCTGGCTCTGACACACTGGGCAGACTGGCAGGCAACACCCTTGG GAGTCGCTGGAGCTCCGGGGTGAATGGTggatcaggaggaggaggaggaggaggcggtggtggtggtggtggcggcaGCAGCAGTGTAGGAGGTGCagggggaggaggtgtaggaggAGCTGtcagtggaggaggtggtggaggctcTTCCGGGAGGTCGTCTACAGCTGCCCGGGACTCAAGACGTCAGACCAGGGTGATCCGCACGGGGAGGGACCGGGGCTCTGGTCTCCTGGGCAGCCAGCCCCAGCCTGTCATCCCTGCCTCGGTCATCCCAGAGGAACTCATTTCCCAG gcTCAGGTGGTCCTCCAGGGGAAGTCTAGGAGTGTGATCATCCGGGAGCTCCAGAGGACCAACCTGGATGTCAACCTGGCCGTTAACAACCTGCTGAGCAGAGACGATGAGGACGGGGACGATGGAGATGACACAGCCAGCGAGTCCTACCTCCCTGGAG AGGACCTGATGTCTCTGCTGGATGCTGACATCCACTCAGCCCACCCCAGTGTCATCATCGACGCTGACGCCATGTTCTCTGAGGACATCAGCTACTTTGGCTACCCCTCCTTCAGACGCTCCTCCCTGTCCCGCCTGGGCTCCTCGCGAG TTCTCCTTCTTCCCTTAGAGCGCGACTCAGAGCTGTTGCGTGAGCGCGAGTCTGTGTTGAGGTTGCGGGAGCGGAGGTGGCTGGATGGGGCCTCGTTTGACACGGAGAGGGGCTCCACCAGCCGCGAGGGGGAGCCCAGCCTGGACAAGAAGAACATACCCGTccagagccctgtctctctgggcGAGGAGCTGCAGTGGTGGCCTGATAAG GATGGTGTGAAATTTGTGAGCATCGGGTCCTTGTTCTCTGAGCTGGTAGCAGTGAGCTCTAAGGGGGAACTCTACCAGTGGAAGTGGAGTGAACCAGAACCATACAGAAACACGCAG AACCCTTCTATCCGCCACCCCCGGGTGTCCTTCCTGGGCTTGACCAATGAGAAGATCACCCTGCTGTCTGCTAACAGCATCAGAGCCACCGTGGCCACAGAGACCAACAAGGTGGCGACCTGGATGGATGACACCCTGAGCAGCGTGGCGTCCAAGCTGGAACACAGTGCCCAGACCTACCCTGAGCTTCAGGGGGAGCGCATTGTGTCTCTGCACTGCTGTGCCCTCTTCACCTGCGCCCAGCTGGAGAGCAGCCTGTACTGGTG GGGTGTTGTGCCTTTTAGTCAACGGAAAAAGATGCTTGAAAAGGCTAGAGCCAAGAACAAGAAGCCAAAGTCCAGTGCCGGCATCTCCTCAATACCCAACATCACTGTGGGAACGCAG GTGTTTGTGTCCTCTCTCCAGGTGTGCCTGAGGAATAACCCCCTCTACCACGCCGGTGCCGTGGCGTTTTCTGTCAACGCTGGGATCCCCAAGGTGGGACTGCTCCTCGAGTCTGTCTGGAACATGAATGACAGCTGCAGGTTCCAGCTGCGATCGCCAGAGAGCCTCAAGAACATGGACAAGACCACCAAGACCCAGGAGATCAA AACGGAGAGCAAGCCGGAGTTGGTAAAGACTGAGATGGGGCCCCCTCCCTCCCCGGCCTCCACCTGCAGTGACACCTCCTCCATTGCTAGCAGTGCCTCGCTGCCCTACA AACGAAGACGCTCAACCCCGGCTCCcaaagaggaggagaaggtgaaCGAGGAGCAGTGGCCTCTTCGGGAAGTGGTGTTTGTGGAGGATGTTAAAAATGTCCCTGTGGGAAAG GTGCTAAAAGTGGATGGTGCGTATGTAGCTGTGAAGTTTCCAGGGACGTCAAGCAGCGTGAGCACACAGCCGAGTCAGCCTAGTGCTGCGGCTCCCATAACTGACTCTGACCCCTCCTCACTGCTGCAGGACTGTAGGCTGCTCAGAATAGATGAGTTACAG GTGGTAAAAACTGGTGGAACACCTAAAGTTCCAGATTGCTTCCAGCGCACACCTAAAAAACTCTGCATCCCAGAGAAAGCTGAGATTCTGGCTGTGAATGTTGACTCCAAAG GAGTCCACGCAGTGCTGAAGACAGGTAACTGGGTGAGGTACTGTATCTTTGACCTGGCCACAGGCAAAGCAGAGCAGGAGAATAACTTCCCCACCAGTAACCTAGCCTTCCTGGGGCAGAGTGAACGCAACGTGGCTATCTTCACCGCAGGACAG GACTCTCCAGTCATCCTTCGGGATGGGAACGGCACAATTTACCCAATGGCCAAAGACTGTATGGGTGGGATCCGAGACCCTGAGTGGTTGGACCTGCCGCCCATCGCCAGCCTGGGCATGGGGGTGCACTCCCTGGCCAACCTCCCCACCAACTCCACCATCAAGAAGAAAGCTGCTATTATCATATTGGCTGTGGAG AAGCAGACGTTGATGCAGCACGTGCTGCGTTGTGACTTTGAGGCCTGTCGTCAGTACCTGGTGAACCTGGAGCAGGCTGTTCTCCTGGAGCAGAGTCCCCACGTCCTCCACTCCTTCCTGGGCCACCGCTGCGACGGCAACCGCAACATCCTCCACGCCTGCGTCTCCGTCTGCTTCCCCGTCAGCAACAAGGAGaccaaggaggaggaag AAGCTGAACGGTCTGAGAGGAATACGTTTGCAGAGAGACTGTCAGCAGTGGAGGCCATTGCCAACGCTATCTCTGTGGtgtctagcaacagctctgggaACAGGACCGGCTCTTCTAGCAGCAGAGG GCTGCGTCTGAGGGAGATGATGAGGCGCTCTCTGAGAGCAGCGGGGCTTGGCCGTCACGAGTCTGGCCCCTCCTCCAGCGATCACCAGGACCCCGTGTCCCCTCCCATCGCCCCACCCAGCTGGGTGCCCGACCCCCCTCCCATGGACCCAGACGGTGACATAGACTTCATCCTGGCCCCTGCAGTGGGATCTCTCACCACAGCCTCTACAGGGACCAGCCAGGGCCCCAGCACCTCCACTATACCAG GCCCCTCCTCTGAGCCTTCGGTGGTGGAGTCTAAAGACCGCAAGGCCAACGCCCACCTCATCCTCAAACTGATGTGTGACAGCATGGTTCTCAGGCCACACCTCCGCGAGCTGCTCTCCGCTAA ggATGCCCGTGGAATGACCCCGTTCATGCTGGCAGTCAGTGGGAGAGCTTACCCAGCTGCCATCACTGTTCTGGAGGCTGCGCAGAAAATGGCCAAGG tgggaGACCCTGGCATGACGGAGAAGGTGAATGCAGAGACTGTGTTCATGGAGATGATCTGTCCCTCGGGGACCAACCCTGACGACTCTCCTCTCTACGTCCTCTGCTGCAATGACACCTGCAGTTTCACCTGGACAGGAGCTGAACACATCAaccag GATATCTTTGAGTGCCGGACCTGCGGCCTGTTGGAGTCTCTCTGCTGCTGCACTGAGTGTGCCAGGGTGTGTCACAAAGGACACGACTGCAA ACTCAAGAGGACCTCTCCCACTGCGTACTGTGACTGCTGGGAGAAGTGTAAGTGTAAGACGCTGATCGCTGGACAGAAAGCTGCTCGCCTGGACCTTCTCTACAGACTGCTCACCACCACTAACCTGGTCACCAGCCCTAACAGCCG GGGGGAGCATATCCTTCTGTTCCTGGTGCAGACTGTTGCTAGGCAGAGTGTGGAGCACTGCCAGTACCGGCCCCCTCGCATCCGAGAGGACAGGAACCGCAAGGCTGCCAATGCTGAAG ACTCTGACATGCCGGACCATGACCTGGAGCCTCCTCGCTTCGCCCAGCTGGCCCTGGAGAGGGTGCTACAGGACTGGAACGCTCTCAAGTCCATGATCATGTTCGGATCCCAGGAGAATAAAGACCC GCTGAGTGCCAGCAGCCGTATCGCCCATCTCCTTCCAGAGGAGCAGGTGTACCTGAACCAGCAGAGTGGCACCATCCGCCTGGACTGCTTCACACACTGCCTCATCGTCAAGTGTGCCCCTGACATTACA TTTATTGACACCCTGCTGGGGACCTTGGTGAAGGAACTGCAGAACAAGTACACTCCTGGCCGGAGAGAGGAGGCCATCGTCGTCACCAGGAGGTTCCTGCGCTCCGTGGCCAGGGTGTTTGTCATCCTCAGCGTCGAGATGGCCTCGTCCAAAAAGAAAAA TAACTTCATCCCCCAGCCCATTGGGAAGTGCAGGCGTGTCTTCCAGGCCCTGCTGCCCTATGCGGTGGAGGAGCTGTGTAACGTGGCAGAGTCCCTCATCGTGCCTGTGAGGATGGGCATCGCCCGGCCCACCGCCCCCTTCACCCTGGCCAGCACCAGCATTGATGCCGTGCAGGGAAGTGAGGAACTCTTCTCTGTGGAACCCTTGCCACCGAGACCCTCCCCAGACCAGTCCAGCAA tcctaGTCAGACTGCGTCGTCCTACATCATCAGGAACCCCCAGCCTCGCCGCAGCAGCCAGTCCCAGCCggtcagaggagggagagacgagGAGCAGGATGACATTGTGTCTGCTGATGTTGAAGAG GTGGAGGTTGTCGAGGGCGTTGCCGGGGAGGAGGATCACCATGAAGACCAggaggaacagggagaggagaaCGCGGAGGCAGAGGGACAGCATGATGAACATGATGAGGATG GAAGCGACATGGAGTTGGATCTGCTGGCTGCCGCAGAGACCGAGAGTGACAGCGAGAGTAACCATAGCAACCAGGACAATGCCAGCGGGCGGAGGAGTGTTGTCACCGCAGCAACTGCCGGCTCCGAAGCAG gTGCCAGCAGTGTTCCTGCCTTCTTTTCAGAGGACGACTCCCAGTCCAACGACTCAAGCGACTcggacagcagcagcagccagaGCGACGACGTGGATCAGGAGACCTTCCTATTGGACGAGCCCTTGGAGAGGACCACCACCGCCTCGCACGCCAACAGTGCTGCCCAGGCGCCACGCTCCATGCAGTGGGCCGTACGCAACACCCCCAGCCAGAGAGCAACGGGCAGCGCCCCCTCCAGCTCGTCCACCCCTGCTG CGAGCTCCACAGGTCTGATCTACATCGACCCGTCCAACCTGCGGCGTAGCAGCGCCATCAGCACCAGCGCCGCCGCTGCGGCTGCAGCCCTGGAGGCCTCCAACTCGTCCAGCTACCTGACATCAGCCTCCAGCCTGGCCCGGGCCTACAGCATCGTCATCAGACAGATCTCTGACCTGATGAGCCTCATCCCCAAGTACAACCACCTGGTCTACTCCCAGTACCCTGCTGCAGTCAAACTCACCTACCAGGACGCTGTCAACCTGCAG AACTTTGTTGAGGAGAAGCTGATCCCTACGTGGAACTGGATGGTGTCCATCATGGACTCTACAGAGGCTCAGCTGCGTTACGGCTCGGCCCTGTCCTCAGCGGGCGACCCCGGAcacccctcccaccccctccaCGCCTCGCAGCACTCCGCCCGCAGGGAGCGTATGACCGCCCGCGAGGAGGCTAGCCTCCGCACCTTAGAGGGACGCAG GCGTGCGGCCACTCTGCTGACAGTGCGTCAGGGGATGATGTCAGCGCGGGGAGACTTCCTGAACTACGCCCTGTCTCTGATGCGTTCCCATAACGACGAGCACTCTGACGTTCTGCCCGTGCTGGACGTGTGTTCTCTCAAACACGTGGCCTACGTCTTCCAGGCCCTCATCTACTGGATCAAAGCCATGAACCAGCAGACCACTCTGGACACAACACAGATGGACCGCAAGAG GAACCGTGAGATTCTGGAACTGGGACTGGACAATGAAGATTCTGAACATGAGAATGACGAGGACACCAATCAAA gctCCATGCTCCAGGATAAGGAGGATGACCCGGTCCCTGCTGAGACGGGACAGAACCACCCGTTCTTCCGGCGCTCTGACTCCATGACCTTCCTGGGCTGTATCCCCCCCAACCCCTTCGAGGTCCCCCTGGCCGAGGCCATCCCCCTGGCAGACCAGCCTCATCTCTTGCAG CCCAATGCAAGGAAGGAGGATCTGTTTGGCCGTCCTAGTCAGGGCCTGTACTCGTCCTCGTACACAGCAAGCAAAGGCCTGGCCGAGGCCACCCTGGACCGCAGCTGCCTGGAGGTTAACATGGGATCCTCTCAG ATCCTACCCACCAAGATGTCCTACTCAGCCAACCTGAAGAACGTGATGAGTATGGAGACTAGTCAGCGCGGCCGAGAGGACCAGCCCATGGACCAGGAGCTAGTGGCTCCAAAGCCAGGCCCCTCACCGCACGACCTAGCTGCCCAGCTAAAGAGCAGCCTCCTGGCTGAGATAGGCCTCACCGAGAGCGACGGACCCCCGCTCCCTTCCTTTAG accCCACTGTAGTTTCATGGGGATGGTGATCTCCCATGACATGCTGCTGGGCCGCTGGCGTCTGTCTCTGGAGCTGTTCGGACGCGTCTTCATGGAGGACGTTGGAGCAGAGCCTGGATCG ATCCTGACCGAGCTGGGGGGCTTTGAGGTGAAGGAGTCTAAGTTCCGCCGGGAGATGGAGAAACTCCGTAACCTCCAGTCCCGTGACCTTGCCCTGGAGGTGGACCGTGACCGTGACCAGCTGATCCAGCAGACCATGAGGCAGCTCAACACCCACTTTGGCCGGCGCTGCACCACCACACCCATGGCTGTGCACCGCGTCAAGGTCACCTTCAAGGACGAGCCGGGCGAGGGTAGTGGCGTGGCCCGTAGCTTCTACACTGCCATCGCCCTGGCCTTCCTGTCCAATGACAAGCTGCCCAACCTGGACTGTGTGCAGAGTGTCAGCAAGGGCATGCAGGCCAGCA ATCTGATGCAGCGGCTGAGGAACAGAGACCGGGAGAGGGAGCGGAGGAGTGGAGGGCTCCGAGCCGGCTCTAGGAGAGACCGAGACAG gGACTCGAGGAGACAGCTGTCCATTGACACCCGGCCCTTCAGGCCAGCCTCAGAGGGGAACCCCAGTGACGAACCTGACCCCCTGCCTGCCCACAGACAGGCCCTGGGAGAGAGGCTGTACCCCCGCGTCCACGCTATGCAGCCG GCGTTTGCCAGTAAGATCACAGGGATGCTGCTGGAGCTCTCCCCAGCCcagctgctgttgctgctggccAGTGAGGACTCTCTCAGGGCCAGGGTGGAGGAGGCCATGGAGCTGCTCATTGCACATGGAAG gGAAAATGGTGCTGACAGCATACTGGACCTGGGTCTCCTGGAGGCTCCTGAGAAAGCACAG CAGGAGAACCGTAAGCGTCATGGCTCCACCCGCAGTGTGGTGGACATGGAGCTGGATGACCCTGAAGACGGAGACGACAACGCTCCCCTGTTCTACCAGCCTGGGAAGAGAGGATTCTACTCTCCCCGGCCCGGCAAGAACACAGAGGCCAGGCTCAACTGCTTCAGGAACATCGGCAG AATACTAGGGCTGTGTCTGCTGCAGAATGAGCTCTGTCCAATTACCTTGAACAGACATGTCATCAAGGTGCTGCTTGGCAGAAAG gTGAACTGGCATGACTTTGCCTTCTTTGACCCGGTAATGTACGAGAGCCTGCGGCAGTTGATCCGTCACTCTCAGGCTGGAGAGGCGGAGGCTGTGTTTGCAGCCATGGACTTGGCCTTCGCAATAGACCTGTGCAAAGAGGAAGGGGCTGGACAG GTGGAGCTGCTGTCAGGTGGGGTCAACATGCCTGTGACTCCTCTCAATGTTTACGAATACGTGAGGAAGTACGCCGAACACAGGATGCTGGTAGTCGCCGAGCAACCTCTTCAT GCGATGAGGAAGGGTCTGTTGGATGTCCTTCCTAAGAATGCCCTGGAGGACCTGACAGCTGAGGACTTCAGGCTGCTGGTCAACGGCTGTGGAGAGGTCAACGTGCAGATGCTCATCAGCTTCACGTCCTTCAACGATGAATCTG GGGAAAATGCTGATAAGTTGTTGCAGTTCAAACGCTGGTTTTGGTCCATCGTGGAGAAGATGAGCATGACTGAGAGGCAAGATCTG gTGTACTTCtggacctccagtccgtctctgCCAGCCAGTGAGGAAGGCTTCCAGCCCATGCCCTCCATCACCATCAGGCCTCCGGACGACCAGCACCTGCCCACGGCCAACACCTGCATCTCGCGCCTCTACGTGCCACTCTACTCCTCCAAACAGATTCTAAAACAGAAACTCTTACTAGCCATTAAGACCAAGAACTTTGGTTTTGTGTAG